One window of Erinaceus europaeus unplaced genomic scaffold, mEriEur2.1 scaffold_429, whole genome shotgun sequence genomic DNA carries:
- the LOC132536282 gene encoding uncharacterized protein LOC132536282: MTRGAGWGARRRRGACRGVGAAEPQPGWRARPPRQGAPPGVGGGRPGPRICAAGGASPARRPCGPLRPCGLCAGRAAESGASEREKYKYGRPRQWEKRPGHFLAARAAENGLVECAGASPRRVLCVSVCVCARRKGLSDSRRAHAHSHARIHTRTRGGARWPRVCLGFLATSPSPTDCVRISSRSAPISAILGKLHKNKPSGLFLPGGRKVLREARRRGPAAAVRARKGAGPGLGPGARAVAAFAPRCAAPTRVRARACVGRRRPQRRRRRRRRRRR, translated from the coding sequence ATGACACGGGGAGCGGGGTGGGGAGCGCGGCGGCGCCGGGGTGCGTGCCGGGGTGTAGGCGCCGCGGAACCGCAGCCGGGGTGGCGAGCGCGGCCGCCGAGGCAGGGGGCGCCGCCGGGGGTTGGCGGGGGGAGGCCGGGGCCGCGGATCTGTGCGGCGGGAGGCGCGAGCCCCGCGCGCCGCCCCTGCGGCCCCCTCCGCCCGTGTGGCCTTTGTGCCGGGCGCGCAGCGGAGAGCGGAGCGAGCGAGCGCGAGAAGTACAAGTACGGGAGACCGAGGCAGTGGGAAAAGAGGCCGGGCCACTTTCTCGCCGCTCGGGCTGCGGAGAATGGACTGGTTGAATGTGCAGGCGCGTCTCCCCGGCGTGtgctgtgtgtgagtgtatgtgtgtgcgcgcgGCGAAAAGGCCTCTCCGACTCCCGCcgcgcacacgcacactcacacgcacGCATACACACGCGGACCCGCGGCGGGGCTCGGTGGCCGAGAGTTTGCCTGGGCTTCCTTGCCACCTCTCCTTCCCCGACCGACTGTGTGAGAATTTCATCTAGATCAGCTCCAATTTCCGCCATTTTGGGAAAGTTGCACAAAAATAAACCCTCCGGTTTATTTCTGCCCGGAGGCAGGAAAGTGCTTAGGGAAGCGAGGCGGCGCGGGCCCGCCGCGGCCGTCCGAGCAAGGAAGGGCGCGGGGCCGGGGCTGGGGCCGGGAGCCCGCGCCGTCGCGGCGTTCGCCCCGCGTTGTGCCGCGCCGACCCGGGTGCGGGCACGGGCGTGTGTCGGGAGGCGGCGgccgcagcggcggcggcggcggcggcggcggcggcggcgatag